Proteins encoded in a region of the Planococcus shixiaomingii genome:
- a CDS encoding GNAT family N-acetyltransferase, with protein sequence MKLTEWTMEEQEQLINFMTTNSWPFHGIEHPVRGLIQKTIEEGGYQSDQVTTFWIENDEGQQVGLVKIFDLQDDIPLFDLRIADPYRGKGYGPKALKMIVDYVFSLPQKKIRLEGNTRHDNFAMRKAFERTGFVKEAHLRQAWFSPRENRYYDAVTYGMTREDWQAGITTPVHWDDVMEVEKQPSFNPILLNFPEEFESERLLIRMPKREDAKLSYEAVVHSIDALRPWMPFAQKKPDLEQMEANLVEAIADFHLRKDLRLHFFSKETGDFIGSSGLHRIDWEVRKFEIGYWVDNRFEGKGYVTEAVDRITRFAFEELEANRVEIRCDPENVRSRAVAERLKFELEGILRKDTVSKIGNKLRDTCVYAKVKE encoded by the coding sequence TTGAAATTAACTGAATGGACTATGGAAGAGCAAGAACAACTCATAAATTTTATGACAACAAATTCATGGCCGTTTCATGGAATTGAACACCCGGTCCGGGGACTGATCCAAAAAACGATTGAAGAAGGCGGTTACCAATCCGACCAAGTGACTACATTTTGGATTGAAAATGACGAGGGCCAACAAGTCGGGCTGGTGAAAATATTTGATTTGCAAGACGATATTCCGCTTTTCGATTTGAGAATTGCAGATCCTTACCGAGGCAAAGGGTATGGACCGAAAGCGTTGAAAATGATTGTCGATTATGTGTTCTCGCTTCCTCAAAAGAAAATTCGGCTCGAAGGCAATACGCGCCACGACAACTTTGCGATGCGCAAAGCTTTCGAACGGACCGGTTTTGTTAAAGAAGCCCATTTGCGCCAGGCGTGGTTTTCTCCGAGAGAAAACCGCTATTACGACGCGGTAACTTACGGCATGACGCGGGAAGACTGGCAGGCGGGCATTACGACGCCTGTCCACTGGGATGATGTAATGGAAGTTGAAAAACAGCCAAGCTTCAATCCTATATTGCTCAACTTTCCGGAAGAATTCGAATCAGAGCGCTTGTTGATCCGGATGCCGAAAAGAGAAGACGCAAAACTTAGCTATGAAGCAGTCGTGCATTCCATTGATGCGCTCCGTCCGTGGATGCCATTTGCACAAAAAAAGCCGGATTTGGAACAGATGGAGGCCAATTTAGTGGAAGCTATCGCGGATTTCCATTTGCGGAAAGACTTGCGCCTGCATTTTTTCTCAAAAGAGACCGGTGACTTTATCGGTTCTTCGGGACTTCATCGCATTGATTGGGAAGTGCGCAAATTCGAAATCGGCTATTGGGTGGACAATCGGTTTGAAGGAAAAGGCTATGTAACCGAAGCGGTCGACCGCATCACTCGTTTTGCTTTTGAAGAACTAGAGGCAAACCGGGTGGAAATACGGTGCGATCCTGAAAATGTTCGGAGCCGCGCGGTGGCAGAACGATTGAAGTTTGAACTTGAAGGCATTCTTCGAAAAGATACGGTTTCAAAAATCGGCAACAAACTTCGCGATACATGCGTTTACGCAAAAGTGAAAGAATAA
- a CDS encoding lmo0937 family membrane protein → MGRILWIILVVIIAFWLIGFLMDVAGGMIHILLVIAAIILVINLISGRRGV, encoded by the coding sequence ATGGGCCGCATACTTTGGATTATTTTAGTAGTTATTATTGCTTTTTGGTTAATTGGATTCTTAATGGACGTTGCTGGCGGAATGATTCATATTCTTCTAGTTATTGCTGCTATCATTTTAGTTATCAACTTAATTTCAGGCAGACGGGGCGTTTAG
- the mntR gene encoding transcriptional regulator MntR — MPTPSMEDHIEIIYSLIEQKGYARVSDIAEALSVLPSSVTKMVQKLDKDGYLIYERYRGLVLTPKGQKLGKRLVKRHDLLEQFLKLIGVDEERIYGDVEGIEHHLSWNSINRIADLVQVLEENAAFREELEKLRNEQNKK, encoded by the coding sequence TTGCCTACTCCAAGTATGGAAGACCATATAGAAATAATATATTCGCTTATTGAACAAAAAGGATATGCGCGTGTATCTGATATTGCGGAAGCTTTATCGGTTTTGCCATCTTCTGTTACGAAGATGGTCCAGAAACTGGATAAAGACGGATATCTGATTTACGAACGGTATCGCGGTCTTGTTTTGACGCCTAAAGGACAGAAACTGGGAAAACGCCTCGTGAAGCGGCACGATTTGCTCGAACAATTTCTAAAGTTGATTGGCGTCGATGAAGAACGTATTTATGGAGATGTAGAAGGCATCGAGCACCATTTGAGCTGGAATTCGATCAACCGGATTGCTGATTTGGTTCAAGTGCTAGAGGAAAACGCAGCATTCCGGGAAGAGTTGGAAAAGCTGAGAAACGAACAAAATAAGAAATGA
- a CDS encoding CvfB family protein, with translation MALHPGLKATLEIKDRSGSQWILTNSSGDEVLMNASELEEGQEIGGEIEVFMYRNRQGGISATPMIPHILPSQYGWAKVLKVSLREGLVVDIGTTREVYVLPADLPQLEELWPEPGDHIFMTLRTDRYGDLYGRLATEEIVTELSVPAPEEVFNKDLKARAYRLLPVGTFMLSVPEMYRIFVHESEREAEPRLGEEKTVRVIGVKEDRTLNGSLLPRKQERLSGDAEKIMAYLEESGGQMPFTDKSTPDEILEMFGMSKAAFKRALGTLYKARKIVQEEGWTKSTK, from the coding sequence ATGGCATTGCATCCAGGATTAAAAGCAACATTGGAAATCAAAGATCGATCGGGTTCACAATGGATTTTGACAAACAGTTCAGGGGATGAAGTCCTTATGAACGCATCAGAACTAGAAGAAGGCCAGGAAATTGGAGGAGAAATAGAGGTATTCATGTACCGGAACCGCCAAGGCGGCATTTCAGCAACGCCGATGATTCCTCATATCTTGCCGAGCCAGTACGGCTGGGCAAAAGTATTGAAAGTTTCATTGCGCGAAGGACTGGTTGTCGACATCGGCACGACGCGTGAAGTATACGTTCTGCCGGCGGATCTTCCCCAACTTGAAGAATTATGGCCAGAGCCGGGCGACCATATTTTCATGACATTGCGCACCGACCGTTATGGAGATTTGTACGGCCGACTTGCAACAGAAGAAATCGTAACCGAACTATCTGTTCCGGCACCGGAAGAAGTATTCAACAAAGACTTAAAAGCGCGGGCTTACCGCTTGCTTCCGGTTGGAACATTTATGCTCTCCGTCCCGGAAATGTACCGTATATTTGTCCACGAATCGGAGCGCGAAGCAGAACCGCGTCTCGGCGAAGAAAAAACAGTTCGGGTTATCGGAGTTAAAGAAGACCGGACGTTGAATGGTTCGTTGCTTCCTCGCAAACAAGAGCGTTTGTCCGGTGATGCTGAGAAAATCATGGCTTATCTGGAAGAATCGGGCGGCCAGATGCCGTTTACCGACAAATCCACGCCTGATGAAATTTTAGAAATGTTCGGTATGAGCAAGGCGGCATTCAAACGTGCGCTTGGGACTTTGTACAAAGCCCGTAAAATTGTGCAAGAAGAAGGTTGGACGAAATCCACAAAGTAA
- a CDS encoding DUF1002 domain-containing protein produces the protein MKKIISAITMVFALSVLSPAMGSANVGINEKFGLPIAVYGGDLSAAEKDSVAKSLDVTGEVEEIEVTGQDLVKYIKDGDARARMYSSAKITRQDEGKGMVVQIVTPDNITQVTTDMYANAMLTAGIKDATVEVAAPKPVTGHSALVGIYKAYEVNSGEELDPERTDVANDELSVATEIADGGVEEAKVSELLTEIKKEIAEQKPETREEVEKIVEEQIVRLQIELSPEDRKLLVDLMDRISNLNIDFSQWSTELNDLSKTIEDKIGTVVNDDGFWQSVKNFFNKLIDGIRSLLS, from the coding sequence ATGAAAAAAATAATTTCTGCCATTACGATGGTTTTTGCATTATCGGTATTATCACCTGCTATGGGTTCGGCAAACGTCGGCATCAATGAAAAATTCGGTTTGCCAATCGCTGTATACGGAGGCGACTTATCAGCTGCTGAAAAGGATAGCGTGGCAAAAAGCCTGGACGTGACAGGTGAAGTAGAAGAAATTGAAGTGACAGGGCAAGACCTTGTAAAATACATTAAAGACGGCGATGCACGTGCACGCATGTATTCTTCTGCTAAAATCACGCGCCAAGATGAAGGCAAAGGCATGGTTGTCCAAATTGTTACGCCTGACAATATTACTCAAGTAACGACAGATATGTATGCCAATGCGATGCTGACTGCCGGAATCAAAGACGCAACAGTAGAAGTGGCTGCACCAAAACCGGTAACCGGACATTCTGCTCTTGTCGGTATTTATAAAGCTTATGAAGTCAACAGCGGGGAAGAATTAGACCCTGAACGGACAGATGTAGCCAACGATGAACTGAGTGTCGCGACTGAAATCGCCGATGGCGGAGTAGAAGAAGCGAAAGTCAGTGAATTGTTGACCGAAATCAAGAAAGAAATTGCAGAACAAAAACCTGAAACACGTGAAGAAGTAGAGAAGATTGTAGAAGAGCAAATTGTCAGGCTGCAAATCGAATTGAGCCCGGAAGACCGCAAATTGCTGGTTGATTTAATGGACCGGATCAGCAACTTGAATATCGATTTTTCGCAATGGTCGACTGAGCTTAACGATTTAAGCAAGACGATTGAAGACAAAATCGGTACGGTTGTAAACGATGATGGCTTCTGGCAAAGCGTAAAGAATTTCTTCAACAAACTAATCGACGGAATCCGTTCATTATTGAGTTAA